The nucleotide sequence TTTGACCATGGGAACTGATAACGTTGAGAATCCGAATGATGGTCTCAAAAGTTTTAGTGGCTATATGAAAATGGCGCAGACTACGGGCGAGTCTGTAACAAAGGCCGGAACTTTCGGTAATGCAAGTGATCAAAAAATTCAAGGGAATTTAAAGGCCTTGGGGCAAACACGTGAATTTATTAGTAAGCCTGGTGCTGAGGGCCATACTGGAATTACTGTGCCTTCCATGCGGGTGGACTTTACCATGCCTGAGACTATTGTAACCGGACAACGACTAAAGTCGGCAACTGTGACGAATATTCGTTCCAGTATTACCTCGATTCCTTTGGCAGCGCCTATATCTGGCGCAACTTTGCCAAACGATGTAATTGGTACACCAAATTTCTCAAATGATAAACTATACGTGGAGTTTGACCCATTAATTGACTTTCTTAATTTGGGAACTCATTCTTTCTTTCAAATGGGGGCCGGTTCAAGTCTGGATAATCTGAATATGGACATTACCTTTGTCCAGGCTTTGAACATGATTCATAATATTCCTTTAAATGGTACAGGCGGCTATTTATCTTTACAAAGTCAAAATGTACATTGGCAAGGAGCAGATGCAGCTGATATTGCCAAACCAGGTTGGTGGATGTCTTTTAAAGATCCGATCCAACTAGGGGTATTAAAAACCACAGATGAAGTGGATATTTCATTTGTATTACCTCAAGTTGCCACAGCTATTTCAGAATTCCTGTTACGTCCTGAAAATTTGATTAATGTAAATGTAGGTGAAGCTGTAGGTTCGCTTGCAAATGTGCCAGTCGTACGTAAATTAAATATTGATGTCGGTCAATTTACTAACTACAATGGTGGAACTCCCGCAACCTTAACCTTAATGGATAAGTTGCTACAAAACCAGAATGTGACTTCAAACTGCTTTGGTGGGCATAAGTTCTGCTAGTTTATAGCCATAAAAAATCCCGCATTACGCGGGATTTTTTATAAGAAAGCGGAATTATTTAGCAATCTTCTCCAATAATTCTTCTTTCGAAATATTTACTGATTCAGCATCGCGGCGGCCTTTATATTCAAAAGTACCTGCATCCAAGCCTTTTTCACCAATCACAATACGATGTGGAATACCTGTAAGCTCAAGATCAGAGAATTTCACGCCCGGACGTTCATTACGGTCATCGAGTAACACGTCAAAACCTGCAGCTTGCAATTCAGCATAGAGTGCTTCCGCAGCTTCCATAGTTCTTGGAGATTTGTGCGCATTCATCGGCACAATGGCAACTTCAAACGGTGCAATGGCAGTTGGCCAGATAATGCCTTTCTCATCAAAGTTCTGCTCGATTGCAGAAGCTACTACACGCGTTACACCAATACCATAACAACCCATTGTTACAGTGAATGGCTTGCCATCTTCACCCAAGACTTTACAACCTAAAGCTTCAGAGTATTTTTGACCCAACTGGAAGATATGCCCCACTTCGATACCACGTTTGATTTGAAGCGTACCTTTACCATCTGGAGATGGATCGCCTTCAACCACGTTACGTAGGTCATAAACTTCAGTGAACTGCGCATCACGTTCCCAGTTTACACCTGTTGCGTGTTGATCTGCTGCATTTGCACCCGCAACAAAATCAGACAATACCGATGCTGCACGATCAACAATGACGGTGACACCTTTTTCGACCAGACCTTGAGGGCCGACAAAGCCAGCAGTTAAGCCAAGTGCTTGAAGTTGTTCTTCAGTAGCAAATGTCAAAGGTGCAGCAATTAAAGGATGTTTTTCAGCTTTAATTTCATTCAGTTCGTGATCACCACGAAGGAATAAAGCAACCACAGGTGCACCTTGACCTTCTTCCGCTACAACACCTTGAACCAATAAGGCTTTTACTGAATGAGCAGGGTTCGTACCCAAGAATGCTGATACATCTGCAATGGTTTTTTGATTTGGTGTATCTACCAGTTTGAGTTCTTGTGTAGGTGCCGCACGTTCACCGACAAGTACTGCTTCTGCCATTTCAATATTGGCTGCATAGTCAGATTCAGTCGAGAAGGCGATATCATCTTCACCGCTTGAAGCCAGTACGTGGAATTCGTGAGAACCTGAACCACCGATTGAACCGGTATCTGCTTGTACTGGACGGAAATCTAAACCAAGACGGGTGAAGATTTTGCAGTAGGCTGCATACATGTCGTCGTAGGTTTGTTGCAGTGATTCCTGGTTGGCATGGAAAGAGTAGGCATCTTTCATAATGAATTCACGTGAACGCATTACGCCAAAACGTGGCCGAATTTCGTCACGGAATTTGGTTTGTACTTGGTAAAAGTTTGCAGGCAATTGCTTGTAGCTTTTTAATTCGTTACGTGCAAGGTCAGTGATCACTTCTTCATGCGTCGGACCGAGAACAAATGGGTTGCCATGGCGGTCGTTGAAGCGTAAAAGCTCAGGACCGTATTGTACATAACGACCTGATTCTTCCCATAAAGATGCAGGTTGAGTCACCGGCATATAGACTTGAAGTGAACCGACCTTGTCCATTTCTTCGCGAACGATCGCTTCAACTTTATTTAATACGCGAACGCCCATCGGCAACCAGGTGTATAGACCTGAAGCCAAC is from Acinetobacter lwoffii and encodes:
- a CDS encoding proline--tRNA ligase, with the translated sequence MRASRFLFATLRETPNDAEVISHQLMLRAGMIRKLASGLYTWLPMGVRVLNKVEAIVREEMDKVGSLQVYMPVTQPASLWEESGRYVQYGPELLRFNDRHGNPFVLGPTHEEVITDLARNELKSYKQLPANFYQVQTKFRDEIRPRFGVMRSREFIMKDAYSFHANQESLQQTYDDMYAAYCKIFTRLGLDFRPVQADTGSIGGSGSHEFHVLASSGEDDIAFSTESDYAANIEMAEAVLVGERAAPTQELKLVDTPNQKTIADVSAFLGTNPAHSVKALLVQGVVAEEGQGAPVVALFLRGDHELNEIKAEKHPLIAAPLTFATEEQLQALGLTAGFVGPQGLVEKGVTVIVDRAASVLSDFVAGANAADQHATGVNWERDAQFTEVYDLRNVVEGDPSPDGKGTLQIKRGIEVGHIFQLGQKYSEALGCKVLGEDGKPFTVTMGCYGIGVTRVVASAIEQNFDEKGIIWPTAIAPFEVAIVPMNAHKSPRTMEAAEALYAELQAAGFDVLLDDRNERPGVKFSDLELTGIPHRIVIGEKGLDAGTFEYKGRRDAESVNISKEELLEKIAK